One Marinilabiliales bacterium genomic region harbors:
- a CDS encoding 4a-hydroxytetrahydrobiopterin dehydratase yields the protein MDLGKKRCKPCEGGIPPLKPEEISEYMKHVDNGWKVSGDKKISREYSFVNFRHTMDFVNKVAGLADEEDHHPDMLVSYGKVVIELTTHAIGGLSENDFILAYKIDRL from the coding sequence ATGGATCTTGGTAAAAAGAGATGTAAACCATGTGAAGGGGGTATTCCTCCTTTGAAGCCGGAAGAGATATCAGAATATATGAAACATGTTGACAACGGCTGGAAAGTTTCAGGGGATAAGAAGATATCCAGGGAGTATTCTTTTGTAAATTTCAGGCATACGATGGATTTTGTCAATAAAGTGGCCGGCCTTGCCGATGAAGAAGATCATCATCCTGATATGCTTGTCTCCTATGGCAAGGTGGTTATTGAGTTAACGACGCACGCTATCGGCGGATTGTCGGAAAATGATTTTATACTGGCCTACAAGATTGACAGGTTATAG